In Clostridium thermosuccinogenes, the genomic stretch CCAGGCGCCGCCAATATGGTTACAGCAGCAGCAACCGCCACTGCAAACCGCATTCCTGTGTTATTCCTCCCGGGTGATACTTACGCATCCAGGCAGCCCGACCCTGTGCTGCAGCAGATTGAGCACTTTCATGATATAAGCATAAGCACCAATGATGCTTTCAAGGCAGTCAGCAAGTACTGGGATAGGATAAACCGTCCGGAGCAGCTGATGAGCGCTATGCTTAATGCCATGAGAGTTCTGACCGACCCTGCAGATACTGGAGCCGTAACAATTGCGCTTCCCCAGGACGTACAGGCAGAGGCCTATGACTATCCCGTAGAATTTTTCAAAAAGCGCGTTCACAGGATAGAAAGAAGACCTCCTACAAAGGAAATGATAAACGATGCCGTTAATCTGATCAGGACTAAGAAGAAGCCTATCCTGATATGCGGAGGAGGAGTAAGGTATTCGGAAGCTTCGGAAACCTTCCGGGCTTTTGCAGAAAAATATAACATACCTTTTGGAGAGACTCAGGCTGGAAAGAGCGCCATACCATGGGATCATGAATTAAACCTGGGCGGAATCGGTGCGACCGGTAACCTGGCTGCCAATATGATTGCCCGGGAAGCAGATCTGGTCATCGGTGTAGGCACCAGGTATACGGACTTCACAACCTCATCCAAATGGTTGTTCCAGAATGAGAACGTAGAATTTGTCAATATAAATGTCGCTGAATTTGATGCCTATAAGCTGGATGCCGTCAAGGTTGTCGCCGATGCAAAGGTTGCGTTGGAGGCATTGATGCAAGAGCTGGACAAAGTCGGCTACAAATCGGCCTATACCAATGAAATCAAGGAAGCTAAGGATAAATGGGCTGAAGAACTTAAGAGGCTTGATACTCTGCAATATACGGGCAAAGGCTTTAAACCCGAGATAGCAGGTCATATCGACCATGTCCTGGAAGAATTCGGTGAGGCAACCGGTTCATATCTGACGCAGACAAGGGTTTTGGGCATTTTGAATGAGATTTTGGATAACGATGCCATCGTAGTCGGCTCTTCCGGAAGTCTGCCCGGAGATATGCAAAGGGTTTGGAGGGCAAAAGCTCCGGAAACCTATCATATGGAATACGGTTACTCATGCATGGGCTATGAGATCAATGCAGCATTGGGAGCCAAGCTGGCATGTCCGGACAAGGAAGTATACGCAATGGTGGGTGACGGCTCTTATATGATGCTCCACTCGGAACTGCCTACCTCCATACAGGAGAGGAAAAAAATCAACGTTGTCGTCTTTGACAATATGTCCTTTGGGTGCATTAACAACCTACAGATGGGCCACGGCATGGGAAGCTTCGGTACTGAGTTCAGATACCGCAACCCTGAGACAGGAAAGCTGGACGGTGACCTGATTTACATTGATTTTGCAAAGAATGCGGAAGGATATGGATGTAAAACCTATACGGTCAGAACCGAAGAAGAATTAAGGGCTGCGGTGGAGGATGCAAAGAAGCAAACTGTTTCCACTCTTATAGACATCAAGGTTCTGCCCAAGACCATGACCCATGACTATGAGTCCTGGTGGAGAGTCGGAAGTGCCGAAGTGGCTGAGAAAGAAAGCGTTTTGAGTGCAACCAGGAGAGTTAAAAAGGAATTGGAGAAAGCCAGAAAATACTGATGTATTGGAGCATATACACGACACTTTTATCGTGTATCAAATATAAAACATCAGGGAAATTGCAATTCAATAATGAAGAGAAAGCAATTGCCGGAAGGCAATTGG encodes the following:
- the iolD gene encoding 3D-(3,5/4)-trihydroxycyclohexane-1,2-dione acylhydrolase (decyclizing), whose product is MKTIRLTMAQALVKFLDNQYVEFDGVQHKFVKGIFTVFGHGNVLGLGQALEQDPGELVVHQARNEQGMSHVAAGYAKQKLRKQIYACTSSVGPGAANMVTAAATATANRIPVLFLPGDTYASRQPDPVLQQIEHFHDISISTNDAFKAVSKYWDRINRPEQLMSAMLNAMRVLTDPADTGAVTIALPQDVQAEAYDYPVEFFKKRVHRIERRPPTKEMINDAVNLIRTKKKPILICGGGVRYSEASETFRAFAEKYNIPFGETQAGKSAIPWDHELNLGGIGATGNLAANMIAREADLVIGVGTRYTDFTTSSKWLFQNENVEFVNINVAEFDAYKLDAVKVVADAKVALEALMQELDKVGYKSAYTNEIKEAKDKWAEELKRLDTLQYTGKGFKPEIAGHIDHVLEEFGEATGSYLTQTRVLGILNEILDNDAIVVGSSGSLPGDMQRVWRAKAPETYHMEYGYSCMGYEINAALGAKLACPDKEVYAMVGDGSYMMLHSELPTSIQERKKINVVVFDNMSFGCINNLQMGHGMGSFGTEFRYRNPETGKLDGDLIYIDFAKNAEGYGCKTYTVRTEEELRAAVEDAKKQTVSTLIDIKVLPKTMTHDYESWWRVGSAEVAEKESVLSATRRVKKELEKARKY